In Sporosarcina psychrophila, a genomic segment contains:
- a CDS encoding tripartite tricarboxylate transporter TctB family protein, whose amino-acid sequence MSKTFDRYASIVFLLIGLLFVIESQKISDSAYGSSVGPKIFPMWLGIILILLSLRLLFETFKYKSETTAGMKLQYKKFIIIIISAVLYAFLLEKVGYVISTFLFLLIAFQTMERGRLLPSFIIAAAFSFGIYYLFAKLLGGSLPGFPVF is encoded by the coding sequence ATGAGTAAAACGTTCGATCGATATGCCAGCATCGTCTTTTTACTGATCGGTCTCTTATTTGTAATCGAAAGTCAAAAAATTTCGGACAGTGCTTACGGATCATCAGTTGGACCGAAAATCTTTCCAATGTGGCTTGGTATTATTTTAATTCTTTTAAGTTTGAGATTGCTATTCGAAACATTTAAATACAAATCTGAAACGACAGCTGGAATGAAGCTTCAATACAAGAAATTCATTATTATCATTATCAGCGCAGTTTTGTATGCATTTCTATTGGAAAAGGTCGGATATGTCATTTCGACGTTCCTTTTTTTACTCATTGCTTTCCAAACAATGGAACGTGGCCGATTATTGCCCTCCTTCATCATTGCAGCGGCATTTTCATTTGGAATTTATTATTTGTTCGCGAAACTTCTTGGCGGGTCATTGCCAGGATTTCCTGTATTTTAG